Part of the Triticum urartu cultivar G1812 chromosome 2, Tu2.1, whole genome shotgun sequence genome, CCTCCGGTGAGCTGACAACAATTGCGTCACCATGTGAATGGCCATGCGCGTGCACATGTGGATGATCGGCCCTCCCTTCCTCATCTCCGGGTATGTCGATGTTGTCAAGTGGGCGTGCCTTGCTGAAGTGAGACCGGCGGTAGTACCCAGCAGCCAGCGAGTCTATCACCATTGTGGCCATGGCTGCAGACATGGCCACAAGTCCCGCAAAAGGGAAGCCGTTCCTGTCCCCGCCACCTTTGTAGATGCACGGGGAGGTGAGCCCGTCAAACGCCGCCGGCAGGATGTGCACCATGCCAGTGGCAAGGATGACGCCAGCGGCGAACGCCTTGACCGCGAAGAAGATGTCGCCGTCGGGGCGCAGCGCGGCCATGGAGCGTCCGAGCACCGGCACCAGCACGCCAGCCGCCCCGGCGGTGAGGATGGACGCGATGGCGACCAGCTTCAGCTTCGTCGCGCCCTGCTTGTTCGCCCCGTCCGTGGCGGTCGTGCACTCGCACCCGCCGCTGGCCGCCGCGGCCTGGTGCACAAACAGGAGGAGCCATGGGAGAAGCGCCTGCAAGGTATGATTGGTGGCGCCCATGGTGGTGACTCTGCTGAATTGCTGACTATGTGTGCCTGAATGCGATGTCTACTGCAGGGAGATAGAGCAAGAGCCAACGCTGGGCACTTTAATATAGGAGGCGTCGGGGTGAGGAGGGCTGCTGTCCTTTGTCCAGGTGGGGTCTGGTGCTCCCGGGGCTGCACATCATATGTGCCATGTGTCACTAACCTCGGTGCAAAGTGTCGTTGATGCTGGATGCTCAAATGACATGGTATCCGGAGACTGGATTCTCTGCACTTTCGAGAGATTTTTCCATCCCGGATTGAAACTTGTTTCCATCCATGGCCACCTAACCTGAATTTCTTCGTCCGGTGATGGCTGCGGGCGTCGTTGATCGGGGATGGAGGAAACCGGATGACACCTGGTAGTGCTGTCAAGGAAGGTTTGTTTGGCCGATGGCGGCTGAGGGTTTTAATAAATCAGGAGGAGGCGTTGTGCTTTCTGGTCGTTTTAGTGCAGTGTTGACACAATGTCGTCATCGGTCAGATTAGGCTTTTTCAGGAGTCTTATTGCTGGTGTTTTCGGTGGTGCAGGTTCGGCGAGATTGACCCATTGGAGACGCTTTGAGCGGCCGGCTGGAAGTAAaaggggagggagggagggaggaagcTGTCAAGTTGGCTGGGGGACTGTATTCGTGACGCATACGAATGGAACCGAATCGGACGGCGGAGATCGCACGGCGCCCATCCCTGGCCAGTGGAAGTGCCGGCGATGGGACGAGCCGGAGCTCCCTGTACGAAGGGACCAAAATGCACGGTCGTTGGGCGCCTTTAACCGCCGTTTGTCTTGGGTCACGATCATGAGGAGGTGAGATAGTTCCACTGACCCTGGCACGCAGCCAAGCTGTTCTCTCCTCCTCCCGATCCGAAGTTGATAGGGAGGAATCTTTGCACTGTAGGTGCACACCAAACGTGAGCCATCGAGCAGTGGCAGGAAAACTGAGGGGGGAAAGAAAGGGAGAGCTAGGCGACGGTGCGCCAGCAACCCTGGACCAACAGGGACGCTGTAGCTAGTGCGTCGGCCATCACCCTGTCATCGTGCGGAACAAGATGCACAGATGCATGCACCTGCCCTCAGCTTTAGGCCTATCCTACTCGGCAAATTTGACAAATCTGACCTATAGACGAAATCAAATCACGGAATAAACTGCGCATGAAACTATTTCACACGCCTGACCCTTTTGTGTAGCGCCCGCTACGACGGCGTCACATTACACTGTGCAACGCCTCACAGATAGGCGCTACACGGCCAGCGTCATACCCGAAAATTACTAAAACAGTGCAGCGCCTAGCTCCCGGGCGTTGCACTAGTGCAGCGCCTAAGAGCTAGGCGCCACGGGTCAGCTGCGTGAAATAGTTTGACGGACAGTTCATTCTGTGATTTGATTTTATCTATAGGTCAGATTTGTCAAATTTGCCATCCTACTCCGGCCACAGTTTACCAATTCACTGAACCGTCCCGTCCTTCTCTGGAGATCGGTCGGAGACGGCTATGGAGTGGTCTCGGGACTATGTGGACCGATGGGATCGATCACGGGAAGCATTCCACCCATGTGTATACATGGATGATTTGCAACAGTAGCGCCCACGGCCTGAGGGCAACTCAGCGCACGACCCGTGGCAAACGGACACGACCATCCGCTTGCGGTCGTCGGTGCGCCCAAACAGCCCGCTGCGTCCTAAACTGTTTGTTTATTTGGACTTCAAATTTAACACACAAAAAACAAATAATCATTGCAAATAATATAAAAACATTAAAACGTCCACGGTAGCCAAGTTCATCACATTAATATAAACAAAAACTTTCTTGCAAAAAAATATAAACAGAAACTTAAAAAACATTTAAAAGAAACTAGATAAGGGTTGTTGCCGCCGATGCTGTCATCGTCTTCCGTAGCTGCCGTCCTACTTGTTTGTCGTTGTTGTCGCCGGTGAGGTTGACGTATGGAGGTGGGCTGGCGGCTCCTGCCAAGCCGAAGGTATCTGCTGTGGCGGCTGCGGTGGGGCTTGCACCACCTCTTCACATGGCGGGGAAGGTGTCCACGTCCAGGATTGCCTGACCAAGGCCGGATTCCATCCCGTCGGTTCCTCCTCCCTCGGTGCCTCAGCCCGGACGTCCTCCATGGCCTCCTCCTTGACGTAGGTGTTGAGCTCTGGGAACGTGGCGTAGCCGGCCGTTGACAGGACCATTATCTCCTCAAGGCCCTGCCATTGGCGCTCGTGTGGGTGTGGAGGGAGTCCTCCATCACCTGCCTCATGAGGTCCTCCTCATCCTCAGTTGTCATTGACGCGGGTGGTGGCGGGGACAAAGACGCCGATGGCGTAggggtcaggtcacgaaccagCTTGCGCCCGCGGCGGTTAGAGCGCGCGCGCGGTGGGCTCGGAGGATGGCCAACAAAGTAAGATTGCTGGTGGATGTCGTGTTCGTTGCGGAGCCACGTATCATAGAGTGTCGAGTCAATGGCGTACTACCAGTCGTCGATGAGGTCCGGCGGCAGACGGGCGCGGCGTTGATTGATCTCCTTCTGGCGAGCACAGCCGCTCATCGGGAACGGGGGAATGAGCACTCGATCTGCGAAGAGGTGCCAGTTGTTGGGGTGTGCACATCGCTTCATGACAGCGGTGTGCACGTCTCCCAGTGCCTCTTGCTGATCTCTGCCTTGACATACGGCCGCTGATGAGGTAGGGCGTCCTCTGGCGAGATATGAAATGCGGGCGGTGGAGTGCTGGAGCGGCGACGGCGGCCGGACCCGGCCTCGTGGCCATGCCTGTCTTGACATGTCCGGAGTGCTGGAGTTGGTTGAGTGTAGCCCCTAAAAAATGGAATTGGTCGAGTGTAGACCCGGACATGCAAAGCTTTCCGGGGTCCTTTTGCCTTGCATGCATGTACACATCAGTCCTGAAAACCATGGGGCCTCCAATGGCGCGGCGCGTTCGTGGAAAACAAAAGCAATCAGAGCCGATAGGATCCCTCTTTCCTAAGAATACGAATCTCTCTACAGGCCGGTCCTGTTTCGAGCGGCGAAAGGGGAGCGGAGAAGGCGACGCGACACAGACGAGCACGCATCGATCGACAGCTGCAGAAGcaccacgcacgcacgcacgcacgcatgcGGCGGAGTGGAGCTGTGGATCGGTCGAGGAGCCAATAATGCTCGCAGAGATCGTGCTGGGATGCATCATgcatgattgttgttgttggtaaGCCTGACTTGCTGGCCCCACGACTGCTCCTGCTCACATGAAGCAGATTCTTCTTTTTAATGGTGGCATGTAGCAGAATCATGAGCCAAAAGGAAGTGCAATAAGCAACTTCTCGTGCGTGCATTCCTCGAAAAATAAAATTGATTGTCAGGAAACCCACGGGATAACTGAGGGTCTGAGGCAGCGCATGTAGTGGGGGGCGTCTTTGTCTCGGGAGCAACTGGGTAAGGACAGCGAACGGCGCGCGCTCGCTTCTCGCCCCCCTCGGCAACACGCGGCGGCCAGCCACCTATCTCCCACCGTCCAAATTGACTGCGCACGCGCGGGCCACCCACCTGTTAGCCTCCCAGCCGCGTGGGACCTTGTTCTTTTTAATGTGGAAGCCATGGACCGGCCAGTCCACACTTTCACTTCTAGCTACGCCTGCCTTTCTGAAACCCGGCCAAACCCTAGC contains:
- the LOC125539503 gene encoding zinc transporter 3-like, which translates into the protein MGATNHTLQALLPWLLLFVHQAAAASGGCECTTATDGANKQGATKLKLVAIASILTAGAAGVLVPVLGRSMAALRPDGDIFFAVKAFAAGVILATGMVHILPAAFDGLTSPCIYKGGGDRNGFPFAGLVAMSAAMATMVIDSLAAGYYRRSHFSKARPLDNIDIPGDEEGRADHPHVHAHGHSHGDAIVVSSPEEAAIADTIRHRVVSQVLELGILVHSVIIGVSLGASVRPSTIKPLVGALSFHQFFEGIGLGGCIVQANFKVRATIIMATFFSLTAPVGIVLGIAISSSYNVHSSTAFIIEGVFNSASAGILIYMSLVDLLATDFNNPKLQTNTKLQLMTYLALFLGAGMMSMLAIWA